A genome region from SAR324 cluster bacterium includes the following:
- a CDS encoding SpoIIE family protein phosphatase — translation MNFKLLRFGLLTIFCMTTWTVSPLYALTHLVLDGTQTQIPLGRHMEFAEDKAGSWTIDMVASPSFSHPFIPGTSDFPNFGFSNSVYWGRLQLQNPLRQNIPWYLELAQPRIDHVQIFIRQPDGRFLIKASGDHIPFAHRDIPLRNFVFVLSLPPQTLQDIYIRVESEASMQMFFTLWTPETFVAKSTEEHLVIGLYFGTLLIMILYNLFLFVSIRNRSYLFYVLFITAIIFWQSNHYGVAYQYLWPHFPAWANLCVPLSGLLVILCFFLFTRSFLETSTLLPVWDKILRVFIGILFLFLPLSLILRYRNSIQLAHLTGFFAVFIILIVAVVAFFKGSRSARFFLLAYFLLLTTAIINILKQFGIIPIMFITEYGVQIGSTLEVLLLSLGLADRINTLKKENFLAQAKVVETQAKLLKAQEETVLAQKQSIENLHQVDQLKDEFLANTSHELRTPLNGIIGIAESLMDGATGKLSRDIHRNLNLIVQSGKRLANLVNDVLDFSKMKHNDLHLNLLPMDIHNLTQWVLTLSRPLLKQNGVVLHSEIPENLPLVEADENRLQQILLNLVGNAIKFTDQGEICVRAESRENQVWVSVSDTGIGIPQDKQERIFEAFEQGDGSQNRIHEGTGLGLSITKKLVELHGGKIFLESTEGKGSTFSFNLAISEKQTLPETSLRQGLQAHQKEAVQDIQEALEFTVSPENPDQQPSPSKTILVVDDEPVNIQVVQNHLQMRNYRVLTAFDGAEALDVLEKNKPDLIVLDLMMPRMNGYEVTQHIRKQYTQEELPIVMLTAKNQVRDLVESYASGVNDYLTKPFHKEELLSRVGLHIQLQDAIHHLEDKVKERTLQFQKVSQELSLQNQVMMEDLKTAAILQSRLFTIYDPPEFLKVAVCYQPHHYVSGDMYKMYEDELGGFNLFLGDSTGHGVAAALTTMMANILLSQKANVIPHYVMEYLNDHLTEQLPDDRFMTGVLLQIRKEGKLTCLNAGHLPVILVPASGDAPLLLSPKSFMLGVFHTPEFQCKASNYTLQPGDLGIFFTDGLTERKNSHNDLFGEERLIQFMRENREMEVEPLLNKLLQELDNFAEGEAPNDDVSAIVFRYVG, via the coding sequence ATGAACTTCAAACTCCTCAGGTTTGGTCTCCTGACTATTTTCTGCATGACCACCTGGACTGTCTCTCCCTTGTATGCCCTGACACATCTAGTTCTGGATGGCACCCAAACGCAGATTCCATTGGGACGCCACATGGAATTTGCAGAAGATAAGGCAGGCTCCTGGACGATTGACATGGTGGCCAGTCCTTCCTTTTCCCACCCCTTTATTCCGGGAACCAGCGACTTTCCCAATTTCGGCTTCAGCAACTCCGTTTATTGGGGACGTCTGCAACTCCAGAATCCACTGAGACAGAACATCCCCTGGTACCTGGAACTGGCTCAACCACGGATTGATCATGTCCAGATTTTCATACGTCAACCGGATGGACGATTTTTGATAAAAGCCTCAGGAGATCACATTCCCTTTGCACACAGGGACATCCCTCTTCGAAATTTTGTGTTTGTGCTCTCCCTACCTCCACAAACCCTTCAGGACATCTATATTCGAGTGGAATCAGAAGCCTCCATGCAAATGTTCTTTACCCTCTGGACTCCGGAAACCTTTGTGGCAAAATCCACTGAGGAGCATTTAGTTATCGGACTGTATTTTGGCACCCTGCTGATCATGATCCTCTACAATCTATTTCTGTTTGTCTCCATTCGAAATCGGAGTTATCTGTTTTATGTACTCTTTATTACGGCTATCATATTCTGGCAGTCGAACCATTATGGAGTGGCCTATCAATATCTGTGGCCTCATTTTCCAGCGTGGGCCAACCTCTGTGTCCCTTTGTCAGGACTACTTGTTATATTATGTTTTTTTCTGTTCACTCGTAGCTTTTTGGAAACCTCAACCTTATTGCCTGTCTGGGATAAAATCCTAAGAGTTTTCATAGGAATCTTATTCCTTTTTTTACCTCTCTCCCTGATCCTGCGGTATAGAAATAGTATCCAGTTGGCACACCTTACGGGCTTTTTTGCAGTTTTCATCATTCTGATAGTGGCTGTGGTCGCCTTTTTCAAAGGCAGTCGTTCTGCCCGGTTTTTCCTTCTGGCTTATTTTCTGTTACTGACTACAGCAATTATAAACATTTTAAAACAATTCGGAATAATCCCCATTATGTTCATCACCGAATATGGGGTACAAATCGGTTCAACGCTGGAAGTCCTCCTTCTCTCCCTTGGATTGGCGGATCGGATCAATACGCTGAAAAAAGAAAACTTTCTGGCGCAGGCGAAGGTTGTGGAAACTCAGGCTAAATTGTTGAAAGCCCAGGAGGAAACAGTCTTGGCTCAGAAGCAATCCATTGAGAACCTGCATCAGGTGGATCAGCTCAAGGATGAGTTTCTGGCAAACACCTCGCATGAACTGCGTACCCCCCTCAATGGCATCATTGGAATTGCCGAGTCCCTGATGGATGGGGCCACCGGGAAACTGTCTCGGGATATCCACAGGAATCTCAACCTGATTGTCCAGAGTGGAAAGCGTTTGGCAAACCTGGTCAATGATGTGTTGGATTTTTCCAAAATGAAGCACAATGACCTCCACTTGAACCTGCTCCCGATGGATATTCATAACCTGACCCAGTGGGTGCTGACGCTCTCCAGACCGTTACTAAAGCAAAATGGGGTTGTTCTGCATTCTGAAATTCCAGAAAATCTTCCGTTGGTGGAGGCTGATGAAAACCGCCTGCAGCAAATCCTCCTGAATCTGGTGGGCAATGCCATCAAATTCACGGATCAAGGGGAAATCTGTGTTCGTGCTGAGTCCCGTGAAAATCAGGTCTGGGTGTCAGTATCAGATACAGGAATTGGTATTCCACAGGACAAGCAGGAACGGATCTTTGAAGCATTTGAGCAGGGGGATGGCTCCCAAAACCGTATCCATGAAGGAACCGGATTGGGATTAAGCATTACTAAAAAATTGGTGGAACTCCATGGAGGAAAGATCTTTCTAGAAAGTACGGAGGGAAAGGGGTCCACTTTTTCATTCAATTTAGCGATTTCTGAGAAGCAAACACTTCCGGAAACATCTTTACGACAAGGGCTTCAAGCTCATCAGAAAGAAGCGGTACAAGATATTCAGGAGGCCCTAGAATTCACTGTATCTCCAGAGAATCCGGATCAACAACCCTCCCCAAGCAAAACCATCCTGGTGGTGGATGATGAACCGGTGAATATTCAGGTGGTGCAGAATCATCTTCAAATGAGGAATTACAGGGTGTTGACCGCCTTTGACGGCGCTGAAGCACTGGACGTCCTGGAAAAAAACAAACCTGATTTGATTGTGCTGGATCTGATGATGCCCCGTATGAATGGCTATGAAGTCACTCAACACATCAGAAAGCAATACACTCAGGAGGAGTTGCCGATTGTGATGCTAACCGCGAAAAATCAGGTTCGGGATCTGGTGGAAAGCTATGCGAGCGGAGTCAATGATTACCTCACCAAGCCCTTTCATAAAGAAGAACTGCTGAGTCGCGTAGGCCTCCATATTCAACTCCAGGATGCAATTCATCATTTGGAGGATAAGGTAAAGGAAAGGACCCTGCAATTTCAGAAAGTATCTCAGGAACTGTCCCTGCAGAATCAGGTGATGATGGAGGATTTGAAAACAGCAGCGATTTTACAATCCCGGTTATTTACCATCTACGATCCCCCTGAATTTCTGAAAGTAGCCGTGTGTTATCAACCGCATCACTATGTTTCAGGCGATATGTATAAAATGTATGAGGATGAATTAGGGGGCTTCAACCTGTTTTTGGGCGATAGCACCGGACATGGCGTTGCCGCGGCCCTGACGACCATGATGGCAAATATTCTGCTCAGTCAAAAAGCCAATGTGATTCCGCATTATGTGATGGAGTATCTCAATGATCATCTGACGGAACAGTTACCTGATGACCGCTTTATGACCGGGGTACTGCTACAAATCCGGAAAGAGGGGAAACTCACCTGCCTGAACGCAGGACATCTTCCGGTTATTCTGGTTCCCGCCAGTGGAGACGCCCCCCTGTTGTTATCCCCTAAAAGTTTTATGCTGGGTGTTTTTCATACACCTGAATTCCAGTGTAAGGCATCCAACTATACTCTTCAGCCTGGAGATCTTGGCATTTTCTTCACTGATGGCCTCACGGAACGTAAAAATTCACATAATGATTTGTTTGGCGAGGAACGGTTGATTCAGTTCATGCGGGAAAACCGGGAAATGGAGGTCGAACCCCTGCTGAATAAACTGCTGCAAGAGTTGGATAATTTTGCTGAAGGAGAAGCCCCCAATGATGATGTTTCAGCCATTGTGTTCCGGTATGTAGGGTGA
- the cheB gene encoding chemotaxis-specific protein-glutamate methyltransferase CheB, whose amino-acid sequence MLNVLVVDDSLTIRKWIVETLEDDPRFKVVGEAVNGKEAIHLAEKLRPDVITMDMMMPEMTGLSATEYIMAHCPTRILIVSASTNRGEVMKTYDALAAGAISVFEKPGNITLAGEEWSRQLIEEILLISRVPVIRHIKGTRILKQAPAPQPANHYKVVALGASTGGPQTLLGIFKKIPADFPLPILCVLHISPNFAHTIAEWFSMNCELDVKFAKGGEAINNGERGKVYMAPADYHLEIESGRLNLTRSEPVHFCRPSVDVLFQSVAKSYKDQAIAVLLTGMGRDGAAGMKSLYDAHGFTMAQNEESCVIFGMPAEAIKLGAAKQILSDADIPSELLLLSGYKK is encoded by the coding sequence ATGCTGAATGTTCTGGTAGTGGATGATTCACTGACCATTAGAAAATGGATTGTAGAAACACTGGAAGACGATCCACGTTTCAAAGTCGTGGGGGAGGCTGTCAATGGAAAAGAAGCCATCCATCTGGCGGAAAAACTCAGGCCGGATGTCATCACCATGGACATGATGATGCCTGAAATGACAGGATTGTCCGCCACGGAATACATCATGGCTCACTGCCCCACCCGCATCCTGATTGTCTCGGCCTCCACCAACCGTGGTGAAGTGATGAAAACCTACGATGCCCTGGCGGCAGGGGCGATCAGTGTCTTTGAAAAACCGGGAAACATCACCCTTGCCGGCGAAGAATGGAGTCGGCAACTCATTGAGGAAATCCTGCTCATCAGCAGAGTCCCTGTGATTCGACATATCAAGGGAACCCGGATATTAAAGCAGGCTCCCGCTCCGCAACCAGCCAACCATTATAAGGTTGTGGCCCTAGGGGCATCTACGGGAGGTCCTCAGACATTGCTGGGAATTTTCAAAAAAATTCCTGCGGATTTTCCTTTGCCAATTTTGTGTGTGTTGCATATCAGTCCGAATTTTGCCCATACCATTGCGGAATGGTTCAGCATGAACTGTGAACTGGATGTAAAATTTGCCAAAGGTGGAGAAGCGATCAACAATGGCGAACGGGGCAAAGTTTATATGGCCCCCGCGGATTATCATCTTGAAATTGAGTCCGGTCGCTTGAACCTGACCAGGTCGGAACCTGTTCATTTTTGTCGGCCTTCCGTGGATGTTTTGTTTCAATCGGTAGCAAAATCTTATAAAGATCAAGCCATTGCTGTGCTACTGACCGGGATGGGGCGGGATGGAGCCGCCGGCATGAAAAGCCTGTATGACGCCCATGGTTTTACCATGGCGCAAAATGAGGAAAGTTGTGTGATTTTCGGAATGCCCGCGGAAGCGATAAAACTTGGCGCGGCAAAACAGATCCTGTCCGATGCTGATATTCCATCGGAGTTGCTGTTACTGTCCGGTTACAAAAAATAA
- a CDS encoding response regulator yields the protein MNDRLKILVADDSLTYRMMIKELLEDNDFELLLAEDGHQALQQIRREQPDLIILDIIMPGMDGIEVCRRLKDDEKSRFIPVIMLTAKNESADKITGLDAGADDYLTKPFNEEELLAKINTLLRIRSLQGKLGRSYFSQKSIVLVADDSLTIRMQLSELLDDVGYKSILAENGREAIESVNRYLPDLVILDVIMPEMDGIEVCRRIKANPATQQIPVIIITSKSNLDEKIKGLNAGADDYLFKPYNPKEFTAKVNAIFRMKKMQMEAERNILAKVNMELQEVNEKLKKTQAQLVQNEKMVALGQLVAGVAHEINNPLAFIINNMEISRETMEQYVKLGKLYQPSKAFLPEELLKPVLELEEEMDLAFIERHIPKLQTDMHDGLERIRQIVIDLRNFSRLDEAEEKSASLQECLDSTLTLIHPQIKHKVQIVREYQEVENILCFPGQLNQVFMNILSNAAQASEEGDKIIVRIFSQENMAVIQVEDEGIGMTPEVLAHLFEPFFTTKKVGEGTGLGLSISYGIIKKHQGDIHYSSEPGKGTICTIRLPMRWL from the coding sequence ATGAATGATCGCTTAAAAATACTGGTAGCCGATGACAGTCTGACCTATCGGATGATGATCAAGGAATTGCTGGAAGACAATGACTTTGAGTTGCTTCTGGCAGAAGACGGACATCAGGCGTTGCAACAGATCAGGAGAGAACAACCTGATCTTATCATTCTGGATATCATCATGCCGGGTATGGATGGCATCGAGGTCTGCCGAAGACTGAAAGATGATGAAAAGTCGCGGTTTATTCCGGTGATCATGTTGACCGCCAAAAATGAATCGGCAGACAAAATCACGGGTCTGGATGCCGGAGCGGATGACTATCTGACCAAGCCCTTCAACGAAGAAGAACTTCTGGCCAAGATCAATACCCTGTTGAGAATACGCAGTTTGCAGGGGAAACTGGGCCGGTCCTATTTTTCCCAGAAATCCATTGTGCTGGTCGCGGATGACAGTCTTACCATCCGGATGCAACTTTCAGAACTGCTGGATGATGTCGGCTACAAATCCATTCTGGCCGAGAATGGCAGAGAGGCCATTGAATCCGTAAACCGTTATTTACCGGATCTGGTGATTCTGGATGTGATCATGCCGGAAATGGACGGCATTGAGGTTTGCCGCCGGATCAAGGCCAATCCTGCCACACAACAGATTCCGGTGATCATCATCACCTCCAAAAGCAACCTTGATGAAAAGATCAAAGGTTTGAATGCCGGAGCGGATGATTATCTATTCAAACCCTATAATCCCAAGGAATTCACGGCCAAAGTCAATGCCATCTTCCGGATGAAGAAAATGCAGATGGAAGCGGAAAGAAACATCCTGGCCAAAGTGAACATGGAATTGCAGGAAGTGAATGAAAAGCTGAAAAAAACCCAGGCACAACTGGTACAGAATGAAAAAATGGTTGCACTCGGACAACTTGTCGCAGGCGTGGCACATGAAATCAACAATCCGCTGGCGTTCATCATCAACAACATGGAAATCAGTCGGGAGACGATGGAGCAATATGTGAAGCTTGGTAAACTGTATCAGCCGTCCAAAGCCTTTTTGCCTGAGGAACTCCTGAAGCCTGTGCTTGAACTGGAAGAGGAAATGGATCTGGCTTTTATTGAGCGTCATATTCCCAAACTACAGACCGATATGCATGATGGCCTGGAACGCATCAGACAGATTGTGATTGATTTAAGAAATTTTTCCCGACTGGATGAAGCCGAGGAAAAAAGCGCGAGTCTTCAGGAATGTCTCGACAGCACCCTGACCCTGATCCACCCCCAGATCAAACACAAGGTACAGATTGTCAGAGAATATCAGGAAGTTGAAAATATTCTGTGTTTTCCCGGACAGTTGAATCAGGTGTTCATGAATATCCTGAGCAATGCGGCCCAGGCTTCGGAAGAGGGCGACAAAATAATCGTCAGAATATTTTCTCAGGAGAACATGGCTGTCATCCAGGTTGAAGATGAAGGCATCGGCATGACACCGGAAGTGTTGGCTCATTTGTTTGAGCCGTTTTTTACTACCAAAAAAGTGGGTGAGGGAACAGGACTGGGCTTGTCCATTTCTTATGGCATCATTAAAAAACATCAGGGTGACATCCATTATTCCAGTGAACCGGGAAAAGGAACCATATGCACAATCAGGCTACCAATGAGATGGTTATGA
- a CDS encoding SpoIIE family protein phosphatase codes for MKQNKLNLLIVDDEDGILNSLDFLLHKEYHITTCHNAEDALVLINNNYEFQLVISDQRMPGLYGHELLKIIHEYAPEAQGILLTGYSDMKSLIDAVNDGHIYGYVAKPWAPEALKLMLLKARQHYELFSQNSRLNKDLKQMNQELELRVKERTEEIALKNMLLQERYEQQQLERNQARLVQQARMPAILPGVEGARLFTRYIPYDELGGDIYDIYWQKYTQQLAILLADVSGHGIPAALISFMVVDSFQFTSKRFEQPHEVVRLVNGNIHGKLPTDKFVTAFYAHYDVQSRMFRYTSAGHSNTFILRQSTSKVITLKANGSLLGIFPSETAVDWQTTEIQLLPGDKVFIYTDGIIEMKEPPFLDLEPLLIQLLEQYLEYSANALGDKICQEILKHFPSGKFTDDVSLVILEVLD; via the coding sequence ATGAAACAGAACAAACTGAACTTGCTGATTGTGGATGATGAAGACGGAATCCTGAACTCCCTGGATTTTCTGTTGCATAAAGAATATCACATCACCACCTGCCACAACGCAGAAGACGCGCTGGTCCTGATCAACAATAATTATGAATTTCAATTGGTCATTTCCGATCAGCGGATGCCGGGCCTCTATGGTCATGAACTGCTAAAGATCATTCATGAATACGCACCAGAAGCACAGGGGATCCTGCTCACAGGCTATTCTGACATGAAAAGTCTGATTGATGCGGTCAATGATGGCCATATTTATGGTTATGTCGCCAAACCCTGGGCCCCGGAAGCACTCAAGCTCATGCTGTTGAAGGCCAGACAGCATTATGAACTTTTCAGCCAGAATTCCAGACTGAACAAGGATCTGAAGCAAATGAACCAGGAACTGGAATTGAGAGTGAAAGAACGGACTGAAGAAATCGCGTTGAAAAACATGCTACTTCAGGAACGTTATGAACAACAGCAACTGGAACGCAACCAGGCACGTCTTGTTCAACAGGCACGAATGCCCGCGATTTTGCCAGGTGTTGAGGGGGCCAGGTTGTTTACCCGATATATTCCTTATGATGAACTGGGTGGGGATATTTATGACATTTACTGGCAGAAATATACGCAACAACTGGCGATTCTGCTGGCAGATGTTTCAGGACACGGGATTCCTGCCGCCTTGATTTCCTTCATGGTGGTCGATTCTTTTCAATTCACCTCCAAACGCTTTGAACAACCCCATGAAGTGGTTCGTCTGGTGAATGGCAACATTCATGGCAAACTTCCTACCGACAAGTTTGTCACGGCTTTTTACGCGCATTATGATGTTCAATCGCGGATGTTCCGTTACACCTCCGCAGGTCATTCCAATACTTTTATTTTGAGACAGTCCACCAGCAAGGTGATTACTCTCAAGGCCAATGGGTCGTTGTTGGGTATTTTCCCATCCGAAACGGCAGTAGATTGGCAAACTACCGAAATCCAGTTATTGCCCGGTGACAAGGTTTTTATCTACACCGATGGCATCATCGAAATGAAAGAACCACCTTTTCTGGATCTTGAACCTCTGCTGATCCAGTTGCTGGAACAATATCTGGAATATTCGGCAAATGCTCTGGGCGACAAGATTTGTCAGGAAATTCTTAAGCACTTCCCGTCAGGCAAGTTCACGGATGATGTGAGTCTGGTCATTCTTGAAGTTTTGGATTAG
- a CDS encoding tetratricopeptide repeat protein produces MKLILTDVDFNHFNELLEQHCGMHYDRSRAYLLEDALKQSIDRLKFRNPDEYYQFLKYRDKGEELDRLVQLLTIGETYFFRTLPHFNALKNHILPPLVVSGSTVRFLSAACSTGEEPYSIALLMTEHFPHIKCQITGVDINPGSLNRARKAEYETRAIKQMPIEYLKYFNQIGHTRFEIKHPLQYRISWLEGNLRDETLYSKIGGFDVIFCRNVLIYFSLESIRFIINKFHSILNPGGYLILGHAESLRDISTDFENMEHSDTFFYRKAVIVPDNKPSLTLNTLNTPNRFEQSRVMFPEMVRASTPNDSRPFPVFQEEPQTDSNRKSAPLASQTTPDADYQRGMEWLKQENTLEASMIFEQLLHRNPVHTGALTALALIFAGNGQFNRALEACNKVLENDEFSVEALYLKGLVHEQKQEWETAIKAYQTVIFLNQGFSLAHFHLAGIYSRQKLEREARRSYQNALNYLDRDQELYFQLYSGGLSRQTLKNLCLQNLATA; encoded by the coding sequence ATGAAATTGATTTTAACTGATGTTGATTTTAATCATTTCAACGAACTGTTGGAACAGCACTGCGGAATGCATTATGACCGTTCCCGGGCTTACCTGCTGGAAGATGCGTTGAAACAAAGCATTGATCGGTTGAAATTCAGAAATCCGGACGAATACTATCAATTTCTAAAATACCGGGACAAGGGTGAAGAACTTGATCGTCTCGTTCAATTATTGACCATCGGAGAAACCTATTTTTTCCGGACACTGCCGCATTTTAACGCTTTGAAAAACCACATACTCCCGCCTTTGGTGGTGAGTGGTTCAACGGTGCGATTTTTATCTGCCGCCTGCTCCACCGGAGAAGAACCCTATTCCATCGCGTTATTGATGACCGAACATTTTCCGCACATCAAGTGCCAGATCACAGGAGTGGATATCAATCCGGGGTCGCTGAACCGTGCCAGAAAAGCGGAATATGAAACCAGGGCCATCAAACAAATGCCCATTGAATATCTCAAATATTTCAATCAGATCGGCCATACACGTTTTGAAATCAAACACCCTTTGCAGTATCGGATTTCATGGCTGGAAGGAAACCTGAGGGATGAAACGTTATATTCGAAAATCGGTGGTTTTGATGTGATTTTCTGCCGGAATGTGCTGATTTATTTTTCTCTCGAATCGATCCGGTTTATCATAAATAAATTCCATTCCATCCTCAATCCCGGAGGGTATCTCATTCTGGGTCATGCTGAAAGCTTACGCGATATTTCAACGGACTTTGAGAATATGGAACATAGCGACACCTTTTTTTATCGCAAAGCAGTCATTGTTCCAGACAATAAGCCCAGTCTGACGTTGAACACGTTAAACACACCAAACCGTTTTGAGCAATCCCGAGTCATGTTTCCGGAGATGGTTCGTGCCTCAACACCAAATGATTCAAGGCCATTCCCTGTGTTTCAGGAGGAACCCCAAACAGATTCCAACAGAAAGTCGGCTCCTTTAGCGTCACAAACCACTCCTGACGCTGATTATCAACGAGGCATGGAGTGGTTAAAACAGGAGAATACGCTTGAAGCTTCAATGATTTTTGAACAGCTTCTGCACCGGAATCCTGTTCATACCGGAGCCTTGACGGCCCTGGCATTGATTTTTGCTGGTAACGGCCAGTTCAATCGGGCGTTGGAGGCCTGTAATAAAGTATTGGAAAACGATGAATTTTCAGTGGAAGCCCTTTATTTAAAAGGACTTGTCCACGAACAGAAACAGGAATGGGAAACCGCCATCAAAGCCTATCAAACCGTGATTTTTTTAAATCAGGGTTTTTCCCTTGCCCACTTCCATCTCGCAGGCATTTATTCCAGACAAAAACTGGAACGGGAAGCCCGGAGGTCCTATCAGAATGCCCTGAATTATCTGGACAGGGACCAGGAACTTTACTTCCAGTTGTATTCAGGTGGGCTGTCACGACAGACACTCAAAAACCTGTGCCTGCAAAATCTTGCTACGGCCTGA